Proteins encoded by one window of Mercenaria mercenaria strain notata chromosome 4, MADL_Memer_1, whole genome shotgun sequence:
- the LOC128556755 gene encoding uncharacterized protein LOC128556755: MSTMISQVALWVLFFGYDLNCLSNGESNISAGVNSDKEIVSGELHALSRHQRDADIPLEHTRACGIPPVQIDKRFYWCDNGVIVAFTTTGSTMSKSMASTTTSKPPGSCRGLLTCNGIPFCGADQGYRCCGFERYNPEFQTCCQYTSAKYKVYDDMQEKSHVCCGLKVYKRNSPYTPCEHASSNSRFFTKPAKLKRLKGDQALCTMNENNTLYVYKIDVEVQVTMGNRRYLEATISMWPWTPSSRSKHRTDLRSPPTKKGYMEIPLDKYSPWKKNLIGRGFFTITQKNYLEKVIFFLNPNNNIYKWPKSVKRQRKVSNVLKKIQRQCRRQRKQAAKLSGGIS, from the exons ATGTCAACGATGATTTCGCAGGTGGCTCTGTGGGTTCTTTTTTTCGGCTACGATTTAAATT GTCTGTCGAACGGTGAAAGTAACATATCAGCAGGCGTAAACAGCGACAAAGAGATTGTGTCAGGTGAATTGCACGCATTATCAAGACACCAGAGAGATGCAGATATCCCTCTAGAACATACACGTGCATGTGGAATTCCCCCAGTTCAGATTGATAAGAGATTTTACTGGTGTGACAACGGAGTGATTGTTGCCTTTACAACAACCGGAAGTACAATGAGTAAAAGCATGGCCTCAACAACTACTTCGAAACCTCCAGGCAGTTGCAG AGGCCTACTGACTTGCAATGGAATACCATTCTGTGGTGCTGACCAAGGATACCGCTGTTGCGGGTTCGAGCGATATAACCCAGAGTTCCAGACTTGTTGTCAATACACCAGTGCCAAATACAAAGTATATGATGATATGCAGGAAAAGAGTCACGT ATGCTGTGGCTTGAAAGTATACAAGCGCAATTCGCCCTATACACCATGTGAACACGCGTCTTCAAACAGCAGATTTTTCACAAAACCAGCAAAATTAAAACGGCTTAAAGGTGATCAAGCACTGTGCACAATGAACGAAAACAATACTCTGTATG TTTACAAGATTGATGTTGAAGTCCAAGTTACCATGGGCAATCGGCGTTACCTCGAAGCTACAATTTCAATGTGGCCGTGGACACCATCATCAAGATCTAAACATAGAACAGACTTGAGAAGTCCTCCAACAAAGAAAGGCTACATGGAAATACCACTTGACAAGTACAGTCCATGGAAGAAGAATTTGATAGGAAGAGGTTTCTTTACAATAACACAGAAAAACTACTTAGAAAAGGTCATTTTCTTTCTTAATCCAAACAACAACATATACAAATGGCCTAAAAGTGTGAAAAGGCAAAGGAAAGTCTCAAATGTGTTAAAGAAAATACAGAGACAATGTAGACGACAAAGAAAACAGGCAGCCAAATTGTCAGGTGGCATTTCTTAG